One part of the Leucobacter triazinivorans genome encodes these proteins:
- a CDS encoding ABC transporter ATP-binding protein, protein MTTQHPASTPAGAETAAAPPRPPMLRSLARLVPYARPALPRLIGGALVALAATVVSLMVPLVIQWVIDGPISAGSREAVLWGVGAVFALGLLEALFIFLRRALVLAPATEVDRLVRQAFFERLLRLPVAFHDRWPGGQLLSRMMQDIGRVRRFLSFGLIMLLVNLLTIVIGIGLLFRWHWVLGTLFLVCTVPLWLASVRFNSRFDTLSRLSQDQAGDLATSVEESVHGIRVLKAFGRGGHALDAFARRAESLRGTELRKARALGEIWFWHEIVPVAAQAVCLLAGVWLVVRGELSVGELFAFFTLAAALSWPIGSLGFLFSMLIDTRTSVDRIFEVFGAPITVRDPEHAVDPGRITGRLRFDRVTFRYPDMRPEEPNVIDGLELELEPGETLALVGATGCGKTTLTTLPLRLFDVTGGAVRLDGHDVREMSLETLRSHIGIAFEDPVLFSASVRENVLLGREDLEPGSDKAERVLREALDVAHAGFAYDLPRGLDTEVGEEGLSLSGGQRQRLALARVVAAQPAVLVLDDPLSALDVDTETRVTAELRRVLADTTVLVVAHRPSTVALADRVAVMSRGRIVAVGRHADLLRTSAEYRALLSTLGDEDRGARSSRGRDPGSEGASEDRPSEGASEDRPSEGASEDRPSEGQTGAGAVA, encoded by the coding sequence ATGACCACCCAGCACCCCGCTTCCACGCCCGCCGGCGCCGAGACGGCCGCCGCGCCGCCGCGCCCTCCCATGCTGCGCTCACTCGCGCGGCTCGTCCCCTACGCCCGTCCCGCGCTGCCCCGCCTCATCGGGGGTGCGCTGGTCGCGCTCGCCGCCACCGTGGTGAGCCTCATGGTGCCCCTGGTGATCCAGTGGGTGATCGACGGCCCCATCAGCGCGGGTTCGCGCGAGGCGGTGCTCTGGGGCGTGGGAGCCGTCTTCGCGCTCGGCCTGCTCGAGGCCCTGTTCATCTTCCTGCGGCGCGCGCTGGTGCTCGCTCCCGCGACCGAGGTGGACCGCCTCGTGCGGCAGGCGTTCTTCGAGCGGCTGCTGCGGCTGCCCGTCGCCTTCCACGATCGGTGGCCGGGCGGTCAGCTGCTCAGTCGCATGATGCAGGACATCGGCCGGGTGCGGCGATTCCTCTCGTTCGGGCTGATCATGCTGCTCGTGAACCTGCTGACCATTGTCATCGGGATCGGTCTGCTGTTCCGCTGGCACTGGGTGCTCGGCACGCTCTTTCTGGTCTGCACGGTGCCCCTGTGGCTCGCGAGCGTGCGCTTCAACTCGCGCTTCGACACGCTCTCCCGCTTGAGCCAGGACCAGGCGGGAGACCTCGCCACCTCGGTCGAGGAGAGCGTGCACGGGATCCGGGTGCTCAAGGCGTTCGGGCGCGGCGGGCACGCGCTCGATGCCTTCGCGCGGCGCGCGGAGTCGCTGCGCGGCACCGAGCTGCGCAAGGCGCGCGCGCTCGGCGAGATCTGGTTCTGGCACGAGATCGTTCCAGTCGCGGCGCAGGCCGTCTGCCTGCTCGCCGGCGTCTGGCTCGTCGTGCGCGGCGAGCTCTCCGTGGGCGAGCTCTTCGCCTTCTTCACCTTGGCGGCGGCGCTGAGCTGGCCGATCGGCTCACTGGGGTTCCTCTTCTCGATGCTGATCGACACCCGCACGTCGGTCGACCGCATCTTCGAGGTGTTCGGCGCCCCGATCACGGTGCGGGATCCCGAGCACGCCGTCGACCCCGGGCGCATCACCGGCCGGCTGCGCTTCGATCGCGTGACGTTCCGATATCCCGATATGCGCCCCGAGGAGCCGAACGTGATCGACGGCCTCGAGCTGGAGCTCGAGCCGGGCGAGACCCTGGCGCTCGTCGGCGCGACCGGGTGCGGCAAGACCACGCTCACCACGCTGCCCTTGCGCCTGTTCGACGTGACCGGAGGAGCCGTGCGGCTCGACGGCCACGACGTACGCGAGATGTCGCTCGAGACGCTGCGCTCGCACATCGGCATCGCGTTCGAGGATCCGGTGCTGTTCTCCGCCTCCGTGCGCGAGAACGTGCTGCTCGGGCGCGAGGATCTCGAGCCCGGTAGCGACAAGGCCGAGCGGGTGCTGCGCGAGGCCCTCGACGTGGCTCATGCCGGTTTCGCCTACGACCTGCCGCGCGGACTCGACACCGAAGTCGGCGAGGAGGGGCTCAGCCTCTCCGGCGGGCAGCGGCAGCGGCTCGCCCTCGCCCGAGTGGTGGCGGCGCAGCCCGCCGTGCTCGTGCTCGACGACCCCCTGTCGGCGCTCGATGTGGACACCGAGACGCGGGTGACCGCCGAACTGCGGCGCGTGCTCGCCGACACCACGGTGCTGGTGGTGGCCCACCGTCCCTCGACGGTCGCGCTCGCCGATCGTGTCGCGGTCATGTCGCGGGGCCGCATCGTCGCGGTGGGTCGGCACGCGGATCTGCTGCGCACGAGCGCGGAGTACCGCGCGCTGCTGTCCACCCTCGGAGATGAGGATCGGGGTGCCAGAAGCTCCCGGGGCCGGGATCCCGGTTCCGAGGGGGCGTCCGAGGATCGGCCGTCCGAGGGGGCGTCCGAGGATCGGCCGTCCGAGGGGGCGTCCGAGGATCGGCCGTCCGAGGGGCAGACGGGAGCGGGGGCCGTGGCATGA